The DNA window TCTGGATGGTGCCGTTGAGCGCCGCCCCGGGCACCCCGTTCTCCTCCGCCACCAGTTGGTAGAGCAACAGCAGCACGGAGCCCGGCGCGTTGATGGTCATCGAGGTGGAGACCTTGTCCAACGGGATGTCGGCGAAGAGCGTGCGCATGTCCTCGATGGAGTCGATCGCGACGCCGACCTTGCCGACCTCGCCGTGCGCGATCGGGTCGTCCGAGTCGTACCCCATCTGGGTGGGCAGGTCGAACGCGACGGAGAGGCCCATGGTGCCGGCGCGCAGCAACTGGTGGTAGCGGGCGTTGCTCTCGGTGGCGGTGCCGAAGCCGGCGTACTGCCGCATGGTCCACGGACGGGACGTGTACATCGTCGGGTAGACCCCGCGGGTGTACGGGTAGTCGCCCGGCTCGCCCAACCGGGAATCCAGGTCCGCCGGAAGGTCGGCCGCCGTGTAGACGCCCTTGATCGGGAAACCCGACTCGCTTGACCGCGCATCGCTCATTACCGGATGGTAGGACGCGGTCGCCACCGGACGGGTGAGGGATACCGCACACCGGGAAGCGGGCGGCCCACCGGAGGTGAGTAGCTGCCCACATACCGTCGAGTAGGTAAACGCCCGTCGCGTCGGGTTTCGCATCGGGCGTCGGAACCAGCAAGATAGAGGGGTTGTGTCCCAGCCCCCTCGATATCCCCCGGTGGCTTTTCTGTGACTCAGATTCCGACGTGGAGCGGTGGACCGGCCAGTCCCCCCACTGGACGCGCGGCGCCCGGCACCACCATCGGTGGTCGCTACTCGTTGCGCTCCCCGGTGGGCAACGGTGGCATGGGCACGGTCTGGCGGGCCACCGACACATTGCTGCGCCGCGACGTGGCGGTCAAGGAGGTCGTGCTCCCGCCGGGGCTCGCCCCCAGCGACCGCGACGCGCTCTACGAACGCACGCTGCGTGAGGCCCGCGCCGCCGCCGCCATCCAGCACCCGGCCGTGGTGCAGGTCTACGACGTGGTCACCGAGGGTGGCCGCCCGTGGATCGTGATGGAGCTGCTGGACGCCCGCAGCCTGGCCGACATGGTGATCGAGGACGGGCCGGTCGCGCCCCGCGCGGTCGCCAAGATCGGCATCGCCCTGCTCGGCGCGCTGGAGGTGGCGCACGCGCTCAGCGTGCTGCACCGCGACGTCAAGCCGGCGAACGTGCTGATCTGCTCCGACGGTCGCTGCGTGCTCACCGACTTCGGCGTCGCCCGGATGCCCACCGACGTGCAGCTCACCACGCCCGGCATGGTGCTCGGCTCGCCGCACTTCATCTCCCCCGAGCGGGCCATGGGCCAGGAGTTCGGCCCGCCGAGCGACCTGTTCTCGCTCGGCGTCACGCTCTACACCGCGGTCGAGGGGCGGCCCCCGTTCGACAAGGGCGACCCGATCGAGACCATGCACGCCGTGGTCGAGGATCCGCCGGCCACGCCGCAGCGCAGCGGCCCGCTCACCGGCGTGCTGATGGGCCTGTTGGAGAAGGACCCGGCCCGCCGGCTGGACGTGCACCGGGCCCGGGCCATGCTGCGCGAGCTGCTCGCCGGCCCGCTGACCAGCACCGCCACCGCCGTCAACTCGGTCACCGACCCGTACGCCGTGGTGCCGGTGCCGCGCCCGACCACGCCGCCGCCGGCCGCCCCGGAGCCCAAGCCGGGTGGGCAGATCGGCGGCCGGGCGATGATCGGCCCGAGCGAGTCGCTGACCGACCGGCTCGCCGCCCTGCGGCGCGGCGAGCGCCCCGGCGCGACGCCCGCGGCCGGCGCCGCGGCGCTCGACGAGACCAGTGCCGACGCGCTGGCCGGGCCGCTGCACACCCCC is part of the Micromonospora sp. WMMD980 genome and encodes:
- a CDS encoding serine/threonine-protein kinase, with the translated sequence MTQIPTWSGGPASPPTGRAAPGTTIGGRYSLRSPVGNGGMGTVWRATDTLLRRDVAVKEVVLPPGLAPSDRDALYERTLREARAAAAIQHPAVVQVYDVVTEGGRPWIVMELLDARSLADMVIEDGPVAPRAVAKIGIALLGALEVAHALSVLHRDVKPANVLICSDGRCVLTDFGVARMPTDVQLTTPGMVLGSPHFISPERAMGQEFGPPSDLFSLGVTLYTAVEGRPPFDKGDPIETMHAVVEDPPATPQRSGPLTGVLMGLLEKDPARRLDVHRARAMLRELLAGPLTSTATAVNSVTDPYAVVPVPRPTTPPPAAPEPKPGGQIGGRAMIGPSESLTDRLAALRRGERPGATPAAGAAALDETSADALAGPLHTPTGAMSGPDAPGATQRISSDATVRFGQGAGSDATQRVPTGPPATYGGGADPTRPVYGGGNQWSVTGTGQPWTTPATAPAASGGAFGAAKGLVGRIKAWPRKVQLAAAGGLAVVLLVSVIALTSGGDDAPPPIVGTLPSSSAAAPPVEMQQQTTKGMTVQIPKGWDRKTGGVFVDYVDPQDSGRKVRLLAEDWGGTSISWAEFASRNLRDKSKSCAKPYEQLAMNETTLAGKPAAEFEYTCGEGDAKRHGVWRGVVQGDKVYSFYLTASEATFAESKPIFDAMVGSFQLTAAN